ttttttgggcaaatattgaatttgtttttattttctcttcTTCAGGTGAAATGCGGCCACAAATTGTACTACAAGGCAAGACGTTCAAAAATGAGCTTTGCCGAAATCGCTGAAGTGGCTTTTCTGAATGGTCCCAAATGGTGTCGTGGTTTTGCTCCAATTGCCAAGTTTTCCATATTGTTTGGTTTGTTCCTAACATACTTTGGTACTTGCTCTGTTTACACTGTAATTGTAGCAAAGAATTTCGAACAGGTGAGTactatttgattttgatttaatCTCAAATTAACAACTCATGTTTTATTGTTGGTGTAGGTTATAAACCATTGGACTGGTACGGAAATGAATTCACGTTTGCTCATTGCTTCCTTCCTTATCCCATTGATCCTTCTATCCTGGAttccaaatttgaaatatttggctccCGTCTCTATGGTTGCTAATGTGTTCATGGGTCTTGGCTTGGGTATTACTTTCTATTATTTGGTCCAAGATCTACCATCGATTGAAACCCGTAGCTATGTCTCTTGGGGTACTATGCCTGCATTCTTTTCCATTTCGATTTTCGCCATGGAGGCCATTGGTGTTGTTATGCCTTTGGAAAATAATATGGAAAATCCCCGTCATTTCTTGGGTATTTGCGGTGTCTTGAGTCAGGGTATGTCTGGTGTAACTTTGATCTATATGTTTTTGGGTTTCTTGGGCTATTTGCGTTATGGTGATGCCACCGGTGAAAGTATTACATTGAATTTGCCAGTTCATGAATGGTGAGTTATTATAAaggcaaacaaattttgaaataaataatttaactcTTGTTGTATGTTGGTTTTTTTGTCTGTAGGCCTGCTCAAGCTGTAAAAGTGTTGATCGCTTTGGCTGTATACTGTACATTCGGTTTGCAATTCTATGTCTGCTTGGAAATTGTATGGGATAGCATTAAGGATAAATGTACCAAACGTCCCATTATGGTTAACTATGTTCTGAGGtaagtaaaatttcgaaatttgttttaatgaaaagtcAAATAACTATCAAATGCAAGATAATTTCGATATTTTGTCATTATGTACActcatcgaaaaaaaaaacagctgcTAATAGCAGACGGCTGATTTTCAATATACAAACACTCGAAGCAATCTACAATTGTGGTACAGCATGtagtttgatgaaaatttctgtttataaaattatatattcatGCGTTTTATCGAAGAAGAGAGATACAGTCCAAATGAGTGGCATATTAGATTTCTGAAAAACTTCGAAGCATAAAAACGCGTGAAGTAGGTTTAAAAAATTCTACTCGAGgatagcaattttcattatgagCAAAAAAACTTTTACATATCCTAaacccagagatggtctgtaatgcgccttgcagactataa
This is a stretch of genomic DNA from Haematobia irritans isolate KBUSLIRL chromosome 4, ASM5000362v1, whole genome shotgun sequence. It encodes these proteins:
- the path gene encoding solute carrier family 36 member pathetic isoform X1 — translated: MVNITDSSSKHAPQEMEQFLPGDGLGGNTKYKIQPRKDTEQALNQSDYDPFADRQNEHPTTDSETLTHLLKASLGTGILSMPIAFMYSGIIMGIFATILTALICTHCSYVLVKCGHKLYYKARRSKMSFAEIAEVAFLNGPKWCRGFAPIAKFSILFGLFLTYFGTCSVYTVIVAKNFEQVINHWTGTEMNSRLLIASFLIPLILLSWIPNLKYLAPVSMVANVFMGLGLGITFYYLVQDLPSIETRSYVSWGTMPAFFSISIFAMEAIGVVMPLENNMENPRHFLGICGVLSQGMSGVTLIYMFLGFLGYLRYGDATGESITLNLPVHEWPAQAVKVLIALAVYCTFGLQFYVCLEIVWDSIKDKCTKRPIMVNYVLRTVLVTAAVGLAVAVPTIAPFMGLIGAFCFSILGLIFPVFIEIVTHWDTGFGPFNWIIWKNIVICICGVAALIFGSNSAIQDILKLYSPAPIEEDVAGGIL
- the path gene encoding solute carrier family 36 member pathetic isoform X3, whose protein sequence is MVKSGDTLTEPMELRYKIQPRKDTEQALNQSDYDPFADRQNEHPTTDSETLTHLLKASLGTGILSMPIAFMYSGIIMGIFATILTALICTHCSYVLVKCGHKLYYKARRSKMSFAEIAEVAFLNGPKWCRGFAPIAKFSILFGLFLTYFGTCSVYTVIVAKNFEQVINHWTGTEMNSRLLIASFLIPLILLSWIPNLKYLAPVSMVANVFMGLGLGITFYYLVQDLPSIETRSYVSWGTMPAFFSISIFAMEAIGVVMPLENNMENPRHFLGICGVLSQGMSGVTLIYMFLGFLGYLRYGDATGESITLNLPVHEWPAQAVKVLIALAVYCTFGLQFYVCLEIVWDSIKDKCTKRPIMVNYVLRTVLVTAAVGLAVAVPTIAPFMGLIGAFCFSILGLIFPVFIEIVTHWDTGFGPFNWIIWKNIVICICGVAALIFGSNSAIQDILKLYSPAPIEEDVAGGIL
- the path gene encoding solute carrier family 36 member pathetic isoform X2; amino-acid sequence: MDSSSKHAPQEMEQFLPGDGLGGNTKYKIQPRKDTEQALNQSDYDPFADRQNEHPTTDSETLTHLLKASLGTGILSMPIAFMYSGIIMGIFATILTALICTHCSYVLVKCGHKLYYKARRSKMSFAEIAEVAFLNGPKWCRGFAPIAKFSILFGLFLTYFGTCSVYTVIVAKNFEQVINHWTGTEMNSRLLIASFLIPLILLSWIPNLKYLAPVSMVANVFMGLGLGITFYYLVQDLPSIETRSYVSWGTMPAFFSISIFAMEAIGVVMPLENNMENPRHFLGICGVLSQGMSGVTLIYMFLGFLGYLRYGDATGESITLNLPVHEWPAQAVKVLIALAVYCTFGLQFYVCLEIVWDSIKDKCTKRPIMVNYVLRTVLVTAAVGLAVAVPTIAPFMGLIGAFCFSILGLIFPVFIEIVTHWDTGFGPFNWIIWKNIVICICGVAALIFGSNSAIQDILKLYSPAPIEEDVAGGIL